The Thamnophis elegans isolate rThaEle1 chromosome Z, rThaEle1.pri, whole genome shotgun sequence DNA window tggttccagtatgggcaattacaggctaggtggaaaatagatcaaaaaattggctttattcaagttgaggataatctgtttaaacaaataagagatcaaagcttaatgcatataaagaggatatataatgtattaatacagatggattcggaaacagaattagttaaagattgtatgataaaatgggctcaaaatattgaggaaccaataatgttggatacatgggaaagaatttgggtaagaaatgtgaaatttacacaagctcaaaatctgagagaaaatttttacaagatgttttatagatggcatttagatcctaaaaagttggcttctatgtatccgaatgtacagcctaaatgttggaggtgtggttctctcgatgctacatattatcatatatggtggacctgccaaaaggttaaggcattttggataaaaatatggtgggtcatgcaaaatgtttttaaaaaaaggataaagtttattcctcagttatttttactaggtatatgtactgattttacagtggtagagaccaatttgattctgcacctgataactgcagcaagactgttggtggcgcaatattggaagaaggaagacttgcctacaatccaagaatggacattgaaagtaacaaacttagctgaaatggctaaaatatcggcatatctcaaagatcattcaaatgagagatataaacgagactggaaaaaatggattgactatatacaaaataaatacgggactaagaaattccagttagcctatgcttaagatcagaaatgatttaaactgttaaaagttagttcagtaagaagaagctacgttcaatctagaatgtcatttatttctttatttcttttttctcaatagattttagactgtgttagttaaaaatccataccgtgtacgggttctgggaagtcggggggggggaaggaggaggggggatgggggggtggagggagggaggggtatacacaacaaaaaaaaattgtatttcaatgtcttaatgattgacaaatgatgatatatttgtgttttttttttttttttttaaagattatttcaaCAATATATAAATGGAACCTGTTAATGACTTCGTTCACATGATGTACTAAACCAAGTTGTGATTTGGTtcatagttctcgacttacaattgtaattgagtccaaaattataGTCATAAATTGCTGGACTTGTTAAGCAGATCACTATGTGATATACACAATTTTATGACCTGCTTTGTGGCAGTTATTAAGCAACTGCTGGGGTCTTTAAGCAAATCCCTTTTAgccaatgaatttttttttcagaatccaGAATCAAAccctggaaatttaaaaaaagtgctgagaatcatggtcatgtgacagtGGGAATTACAAAAAGCTATAAATGTGAGCCTATTATCATATATATGTGTGCAGCTGTCAGAACTTCAAAATTGGATTATAGGCTATGGGAGTCTGTCATAAATTTGATTATTAATCGTCTGGTCATTAAGCGAGAACTATTTGTATAGGATATCCAAATTACAATGTAACACTTCTTTTTATCTGCAATTAGTAACTATGTTTTTTGTTAACTTACTTTAATCTAGTCTTTAAACAGCTATTATTCCTGCAGGAAAATAGGCTTGCTTAAAGTAGCATTCATTCACAAGCAGACTAATTCTTACATTGCTCAGACGATTCCATTGTTTTTTCAAACACTGAGGTTGATTTTTCAAAGCAAGAAGTGAGGAAAAGAATGTGCCTTCCTCAAACTCAAAGAGGTTGTTATTAgccaaaatagaaaagaagaaatgagctTCCAATTAACCAGGATTACAAAAGTATTAGGAAAAGAGACTTATGCTTGGCTTATGTTTTCTATGGAAACTGGCAAGAGACCAGTAAGTCTCTTAAACATGTTTAAAACTAAAGGGTTAATATGAAATAGAATACTATTCTATATATAAGGCCTGATTTAGTATTATATACATAAGATTGGATCAATCTTTAATCTAAGTATTCTAGATCCTTAATTTATACACATTTTAGTAAGCAAAATAGCAAATTAGTAGAACCTGCCATCACAAACAATTTTGTTGTATTAAAGGTaggcaaaatgttttcaatatgGAAAAGCacattttgaattcaaaatatCTATATTTAATGTATGGGATATATTGGAATGTTTCAAGCATTCTGGAAAACTTCCATATCAACaatttcatattcaaaacaattgTTCTGAATTCAAGATATCTTCCACACTAGACATAGACCTTTGAGCTCAAATAATTGGTTGAAGGGTGCATAAAGCCTTAAGTTTTTCTGTTTGGTTTTGGCTAAGCATAATGTATAAATCCATTCCCTACAGTTTGTAAATTCTGATTTATTAATAAGCACTATATAAGAACCCTGTGATTGAGATTTATTTGAATAAGCATACATAATATGcttacataccgtatatactcaagtataagcagagtttttcagcccactttttgggctgaaaaaagccgcctcggcttatactcgagtcagtgaaaaatttgcccgaaatggaggagaaaaaggggcggggccatgccgctgggtgacgctcgtgaatggcccggcgcccctgtgagtttcccctccctctgtgtcagtttgccgcgcagcgcgcaccgcaccatcacccctcctcacgttctaatgtaatgcagggctgtcttacgattccccttcctccccctcctgtcgctctgcaacgatgtcccacctcctccttgttatggcaagcagccacatagcgatgtcccacctcctctggtacagtgatccaatgataggaatcactgtgccatgtgtcataggaggtgggacatcgctcccgcggctgcacgggacatcatcatcacagcgggacatcagcatcatgaggtgagtgaagtatttcattgaatacaccggtattgtgtgataataatttgttatccagagcaaatttttacaatggctttgaaaaacattattggtatctatttttatttttgaaatttaccggtagctgctgcatttcccaccctaggcttatactcgagtcaataacttttccagttttttgtggtaaaattaggtgcctcggcttatattcgggtcggcctatactcgagtatatacagtaagtatgCACAGGAAAGCCCTTAGAGCTCTTTAAAGACTAATCCCTAATCactagcacggatgatgttatctagtttgggtatggtctgcaagaaaacaaccaagctcagagcaccaaagacccctcaaggaccctgaactacagatattctcctttattaaataCTAACCCATAATACGTAGTATAGTTAGTTAAAACTATGTATTGCTACCTATTATTTTCTAATAGATTTTTTACaatatttatgttttatgtttcatACACACAATTTTCGGACTAAAATTCTTAAACTACTAGTAAAAAACACTAGTTCCAGTGGAATATGCCTCCAAGTATACATATTTAAGACTGTATTGCAAGCATATTGCAACAAAAAGTTCTCCACATGCATAACTAATCTTGTTTTGAATAGCCTAAAAACAGTAAAtctattttcatatttaatttttttaaaatctaactgAAATACtagcatcattttaaaaaataagcaataGAACAGCTAGGAATAGCACAATCCtacctctcttttctctttgttcTCTTTGTCTTCAGCATCCCTTTGCCAAacacttttcatatcaaaatcaAAAGGGCCCTTTTTAGGTTCATAGCTGGCTGGTTGATCCGATTTAAATTCTTCATGAATCATGTAGTCTGGAATTGCTGGGGAATGAGATCTGGAGGCACAAATGTTACCATTATTCAATATAGTTTTTCCCATCAAAGTGCAAGACATAAACAAGCgatggaacattttttaaaaatttcaacaTTCAACAAAACCATTCCCTCATTGTAAAATTAAATTAACACTTCTCATGAAGACAGAATACTTACTTAGAGTCATTGGCTGCTTTTTTGCTATGATGTGAGTACCATTCAGGTGCACCGTAAGGCCCCAGGGATACTTTTTGTGGAGTAGGGGGTAAATGTCTCAGTAAATCttaaagatatttaaaaatataaaatatatttaaacaactgcagattttttaaaaagataatcaaATAAATTCTGTTTCCTACATACTGTTAGAGcaagtaaaaatattaaaaatgcttttatatgAATCCACTAAAGGAGAACAATATCTAAATATAAAAGAGATTTTCATGCAATCTcctctttttttacattttgcttttaaaatctaTTGATGGCTGTATTTGAAGTAGGAATAACATGATGTGGAAGACAGTGTTTAACTGTTTCATATTATGCTACTgtagattctttaaaaaaattactttacaatgatatttgaaaaacaaattattcacCTTTCAGGAAAATAagagaaatatttaatatttaaaagaaatcaaaatgtcATATAAAAGCCATATCTCCAgaataatttattttgctttccctTCATTTCGTTTCTTCTCTGCTATATGTACTCTAAGACATTGAACATTCAAGAGAATCACaatcttaattcttttttttttattaaaaaatattatgcTCCTGCAAACCTCAGGATTCTTCCACGCTTGCTGATCACTCCCACTTGTACATGCCCCTTGCCAATTTGATTATATTAGCTACCAGAGATTTCCCTGAATATTGAAAATAACATGTATGACAATAATTTATAAACTGAAGAGTATTCGGAAATAGAttgattttaaaatgtagaaGTTATTTTACAGTTTTGGATAAATTTAATATTACAATTTGATATTTCAGGGACTCTGCTCCAAGATAGCCAGATGTGAGGTATTGTAATTGAGATTCAGTATAAGGGAACAGTTGGGATTGTTGGTGTTATCACCCACCTTGCTACCTGATTCTGTTGCTGGATTGACAATAGAGTCCTAAAGGCTGTTGATCTTTGGGGGTTCAATTTGCTATTGGGTAACTGAATCTGGGGAGGCTCAGAAGAGTGTGGCTTCTGAGATCTGTCCCAAATAACTGACAGTGAGGCGCATGTCAATGTTCACATGCTGGGTCTAGTTTTTATCCTGAAGTGGTGGTGGACATTAGGATCAATTGTAGACATATTATTCCTTGGTTGTCTTTTGATTCTCTTTTGATTCTCCCATTCCTTTAGAGAGACAGAGCTTATTCAATTGGCTTCCTCCAGGCAATTGATGAATCAAATGGGGTTCTAAAGAGAGCCTGGGGTTTTCCCTAAAGATTTAGTGAGCAATTTGGATTGGACCCTAACTGCTGCCTGGAGTGGATGGGTGACTGTCACCTTAGATTATATTATTCCTATATGGCCTCTCATGATGCATTCACTCTAGGTGCACATTGGTTTGCTGAGGAGCTCCAGAAgatgacatacccaattccttcaactgttcttcatatgttttagccttcagtcccctaatcatctttgttgctcttctttggactctttctagactctcaacatctcttttatatAGTGGCAACCATAGtgggatgcaatattccaagtgtggtcttactaaggcattataaaatggtattaacacttcacatatcttgattttatccctttactagctggatacccgtgcttctcTACGAAACCATGTGATCAGgccagcccgcaggctggatgagtcatgtgGTGGCCAagcccatataaggcaactgacagttggaacagagttcctttcaggtagGGAGGagtagtagaatgtctaactccttaagCATTGACACAGGtcaatataatactgtataagaaatattgatgatctgatggtcatttccaaaaatcctttcttagggagcacctggaagccaagaggaatatacGTGCCGAATTTcatgtttgtaggctttacagttctggagatttcgtgatgagtgaatggtccttggcgctctctctctctctctcgctctctctctccctccccccctccctacacacacacacacacacgcacacacgtacatacagtggggcaaaaaagtatttagtcaacCACCAATTGtacaagttctcccacttaaaaagatgagagaggcctataattgacatcataggtagacctcaactatgagagacaaatgagaaaacaaatccagacaatcacattgtctgattttgaaagaatttttttgtaaattatggtggaaaataaatatttggttaatatcaaaagttcatcacaatactttgttatatatcctttgttggcaatgacagaggtcaaacgttttctgtaagtcttcacaagattGGCACACATTGTttctggtatgttggcccattcctccatgcagatctcctctacagcagtgatgttttggggttgttgctgggcaacacggactttcaactccctccaaatattttctatggggttgagatctggagactggctaggccactccaggaccttgaaatgcttcttacgaagccactcctttgTTGCCTGGGTGGTGTTTTTGGGATCACTGTCATGCTGAAAGACTCAGccaagtttcatcttcaatgcccttgctgatgaaggtttgcactcaaaatcttacgatacatggccccattcattctttcctgtacacggatcagtcgtcctggtcactttgcagagaaacagccccaaagcatgatgttgccacccccatgcttcacagtaggtatggtgttctttggatgcaactcagcattctctctcctccaaacacgatgagttgtgtttctaccaaacagttctactttggtttcatctgaccatatgacattctcccaatcctcttctggatcatccaaatgctctctagcaaacttcagacgggcctGGACATGTACTGGTTAAGCAGGGGGACacatctggcactgcaggatctgagtccctggcggcgtactgtgttactgatggtagcctttgttacgttggtcccagctctctgcaggtcattcactaggtccctccgtgtggttctgggatttttgctcaccattcttgtgatcattttgaccccacggggtgatatcttgcgtggagccccagatcgagggagattatcagtggtcttgtatgtctcccattttctaattattgcttccacagttgatttcttcacaccaagctgcttgcctattgcagattcagtcttcccagcctggtgcatctctacaattttgtttctggtgtccttcgatagctctttggtcttcaccatactggagtttggagtgtgactgtttgaggttgtggacaggtctcttttatactgctaacaagttcaaacaggtgccattaatacaggtaatgagtggagggcagatgagcctcttaaagaagaagttacaagtctgtgagagccagaaatcttgcttgtttgtaggtgaccaaatacttattttccaccataatttgtaaaaaaattctttcaaaatcAGACAAcatgattgtctggatttgttttctcattttgtctctcatagttgagatctacctatgatgtcaattacaggccactctcatctttttaagtgggagaacttgaaCAATTAGTGGCTGActaatacttttttgccccactgtagatTAATGCAGCCTAAGGCTGTGTTGGCTTTTATGGCAACTGAAGCACACTACTGGTTCATATATAAGTGACTGCACACTAGGGCTGCAAGCTCTCTTTCACAATTACtcctgttgagccaggtactatCTATTCTATagctgtgcatttgtttttttcttgtctaaatataaatcttacttttctctacactgaatttcattttgttagatagggcccaatgtttaaccctgtcaaaatccttctgtatctggagtattggctatttttgccagcttggtgtcatctgcaaatttgactagttccccttctatccccttgTCTAAGTCattgatattgaagagtactgagaCTAAGACAGCCTTGCAGTACCCCACTGGAATTGAAGCAAAAAACCAAAAATAACATGGTCTCATAAGTAGCAAGAGAGATCTAAGATGTTTTCTTATTGTTCAGAGTCTTAAAATGGGTAAGAGAAGCCCTTGAAAAACTAAGAACGACACTGtcagatggaaaaataaaatgttcatgCTTCCTTTTGTTATATTCTATCTTCAGTTTCCAACATTTCTAACAgtaatttctttctttgtcttcacATAAAAATACTCACATAAACCTTTTGAATAGCTTTGATATTTGTTTAATTAAATCACCTGGTCGACCACCTTGCTTTGCCAATTTTACATATTCTGAATCAGTATCCTTGATCCACTTTCTTCGACCCCCAAAGGTAATGTCATTGTGAGTATCCCCAAAATCACCAAGACCTGGAATCTGAGATGTTGGCTGTTGTGCAACTTCTGAACTAACTTGTTCCTCTGATCGTTTCAGGGGGATGTGATAATACCAATCTGTAATgataataaataatgaatgatACATGTGTTAAAGGctatatgataaaatgggcaacaTTTATTATTTGGTTACCAAATAATGCTTCATTTATGGGAGAATATATAGACAAGGTtgaaaaaaaagggacttttTTTTATACAGACAATAGCAGCAAGGATTCTGCATGGAACAGATGGAAGGCCTCACATATACTCATAATGTAAAAATAGATGGTAAAATTAAGGAGTTGAGAAATTAATTGCTTTGAATAAAGAGATAACTTTATCTAGCTTTGTTTCTTCTTGGAACCTACTCTTAGATTTTTGtttgaaatggaaagaaatgaaatgttaaccttacattttgatttgatttacttATGATGATACAAGTGCTTGTTATGATTTATTCAAAGCATTACTGATTTTTAGGTTTTTATCTGTATCGAAATAAGTTGAAAGTTATCTTTTTTCAAtagttttcccctttttatttgcACTCTCCAATTTTGTTTTACCCAttcctttcccttttaaaaacggtttttctttgctttttatgcttatttgtaatttaataaagttttgaaaaataataaaatttggaATATATAATAACTAGAGGCCCAGTTAGCTTTTGAGTAGTGTGCTAGGAAAATAAAGGGCAGTGCTAGGACAAAATCAAAATTGGATACAAATTCCTTCAGTACTGTCAGGCCTAAAACAAAAAATAACGTAGTGATTTTTCCAagctatgtttattttttattttttcacttcTATAGACAAACTCTTTCCTGACTGATAACTCTACTATTTGTATCTATAATATACTCTATCAACTATTAGGGAGGGGCTATCTTCATCCTCTCTCACAGATATGGATTAAGCTGCTTCCTATTTCTTTGGCGCGCACCTTCTCCCTAGTCTTGAAGTCTATAAAATTGGCAGTTTCTCAAGTCATTCATAGCTTGAGTATTTCTGGCATGCAAGGAAGAGCAAAATAACATTATCAGATGTTTAAACAGAACACTATGCTACACTTGGTTTGGGCAAAATCTGTTTCCAAATTTGTGTTTGGTTTCTTAAGAGAGCTTGTGGCAGCCAAGTGTCCTCCACTGTCTGACTTTTCTGTTTCAGTTAAATGTGGGCATGCACCCTAACCTATATGGGTTCTTCTGTTAAAATCCTTTCATGTTTCACTATTCACAAGGGGCAGCAACTTGGTAATAGGCTTGCATCCTCAATTTCTACTCTCTTTTTTTGCTGTAACTTCATAGCCAGAGCTGTATTAGTTCTTGCAGAGTATCTGATATTTGGTTCTCACCAACTCATCTAGAATTTCATCAGCCAACCTTCCTGGAGTTGATCAATCAAGACTGCTTCATTCCACGTTAGATCCTAACTAATCAATTTGAAGTTACTTGTATATTTGGACACAGAAAGTGTGTTCCTAAAAGTAGCATTAGTTGTTCATGCCTTCACTGGAACAGAATACATAGTTTATCAATGCTGGCTAAATTTAACATATTATCCAATAAAGGTCTTTGCTGTTCTAACAATGGTATAGCCATTTAGCAGTTGCTCTCTTCAGTAAACTTATGACAAACCCAACTTTAACTCCATCTAATGGAAAGTTTTTAGAGTCATATAAATGACACTGAGCCCAGAAGGTAGGAAACTGAGataaccgaagaagcttcttggtgagaaacaaaatgtcttcaaagaaaaacaaactccaattaccttttggaaaagcatctttgtgaCAATTGTGACctaaatgactgagaatctccagagaatTGACATGAAATTCCACCAAACCTTTCAACAAACAATAGGATATTTTTGATAGGGGCAAGTTGCCACTCCTGCTGCTGCCTAAGTCTGCATTGCTTCAAATGAGTAGAACAACTTGCTGAGTTAATTGATCATTTTTGGTCACCAGTCGTTCTACACTGAGTTATTgcaatgcttttttttcaagataaAACAAAGTTTTATTCTTAGTCAGTTAAGAGTTAAGGTGAATTAGAAACAAACTGTTCTGTTTTTCAAGGTTGATGACACACACACAGTACTTTAGAAGCAGGAATAGTTACTGCAATTCAGGGAGATAATAGTAGGCATGAATGTAATTCAAATGCCCAGTAAAGAGCACTTACCTGTGGTCTGAATACATTTCATTAGGATGCTGGTCCTCTATAATCAAGattgtttcagatttttttcccacttAAACTACATAATATTCTTGAGGGTTTTCTTTTATACCTTTTATTAAACTGCTCACAGAATATATTGAATCCTGATTATTACTTACAACTTTATCTGACTTCCCTATTCAAATTTGTTTATACTATCTTCAGTAGGGCTGGTTTTTCtctatttacatttttacaattcag harbors:
- the CZH7orf57 gene encoding uncharacterized protein C7orf57 homolog isoform X2 translates to MRNTNKESHGPTDRYAPCDWYYHIPLKRSEEQVSSEVAQQPTSQIPGLGDFGDTHNDITFGGRRKWIKDTDSEYVKLAKQGGRPDLLRHLPPTPQKVSLGPYGAPEWYSHHSKKAANDSKSHSPAIPDYMIHEEFKSDQPASYEPKKGPFDFDMKSVWQRDAEDKENKEKREIKLPAIIPRYPHRTQQAITSKEFHGGNRLYFPPMPVHKKNEPVNFSKLISSGYGDEWLQQRDQWKKKNTLSNDSLLPPNSETFQPESTQKDID
- the CZH7orf57 gene encoding uncharacterized protein C7orf57 homolog isoform X3 translates to MRNTNKESHGPTDRYAPCDWYYHIPLKRSEEQVSSEVAQQPTSQIPGLGDFGDTHNDITFGGRRKWIKDTDSEYVKLAKQGGRPDLLRHLPPTPQKVSLGPYGAPEWYSHHSKKAANDSKSHSPAIPDYMIHEEFKSDQPASYEPKKGPFDFDMKSVWQRDAEDKENKEKREIKLPAIIPRYPHRTQQAITSKEFHGGNRLYFPPMPVHKKNEPVNFSKLISSGYGDEWLQQRDQWKKKNTLSNDSETFQPESTQKDID